CGCACGGTCGGCATTCTGGACGAAGTTGCACGCCGCCTTCCTGACCATGTCTGGCTGACCTCGCTGCGGGAGACCGGACCCGGACGCATCGCCATTCAGGGAGTGGCGTATTCGAATCTGATGGTCTCGGAACTGATGGAGGCACTGGGCGAATCAGACCGCTTTACGGAAGTGGAACTCTCGCTGGCGAAGCGTCGTGTGGTCGAAGGGCAGGACGCTGTGGACTTCACCGTCACCTCGGGCATTCGCGCGGCGCCCGAGGCGGATTGACAGGAGGCGGGCATGCCGGGAGTGGACTTCAGAGATCCGAGCGTTCAGGTCGCGGGGTTGGTCGTGCTGGTTTCGCTGACCGTCGCGTATCTCTTCTTCGCGGGATCCCTCTTCCCGTTCGGTTATGCCGTGCGGAGCGCCGAGATCACGCTTCTGGAGGAGGAGTACGAGAAGCTCTCGGCAGATCTTGTGAAGGGGACGCAGAGCGTCGGACGCCTTTCGGAGGCGAAGGTGCGATACGAGAAGGTCTCTGCCATGTGGGAGGAGACGCGGCGACTTCTTCCCGAGAAGACGGAGATGGCGCCACTTCTGTCGCAGATGACGCTGGCGGGACAGCGGGCAGGGATTGAGTTCCTCCACTTTGAACCGAAACCGGCCCGTCCGAAGGAAGTGTACTCGGAGCATCCCGTGGCTGTGCGAGTGCAGGGTGGCTATCACGAAGTCGGGGAGTTCCTGGGTCGCGTGAGCAACCTCCCGAGAATCGTAAATATCGCTTCCATGAAGCTGAAGACTGTTCGCGATCCGCTGGATCCGGAAGCGGGCGAAGAAGTAGAGGCGGAACTGGAACTGGCGGCGTACACGCTTCTGTCGGAGGGGGAGCG
The Gemmatimonadota bacterium DNA segment above includes these coding regions:
- the pilO gene encoding type 4a pilus biogenesis protein PilO, giving the protein MPGVDFRDPSVQVAGLVVLVSLTVAYLFFAGSLFPFGYAVRSAEITLLEEEYEKLSADLVKGTQSVGRLSEAKVRYEKVSAMWEETRRLLPEKTEMAPLLSQMTLAGQRAGIEFLHFEPKPARPKEVYSEHPVAVRVQGGYHEVGEFLGRVSNLPRIVNIASMKLKTVRDPLDPEAGEEVEAELELAAYTLLSEGERERLRARANGGGRR